In a genomic window of Sulfurisphaera tokodaii str. 7:
- a CDS encoding N-glycosylase/DNA lyase, with the protein MLRELVKNKKLRARVLERAEEFKLNNRAEENVWFRELILCILTSNSSFISAYKALNYIMDEIFSLSEDQMSKRLRLAGYRFYNLKAKYIANARKLYGNLKTKIKPIADYSQEEARQYIINNIDGLGLKESSHFLRNVGYFDLAIIDRHVLHFLNEIGTSNLKIKNKKDYYLAESILKSISINLGIQVGLLDLYIFFKQTNTIVK; encoded by the coding sequence GTGCTAAGAGAGCTAGTAAAAAACAAAAAGCTAAGAGCAAGAGTGCTAGAAAGAGCAGAAGAGTTTAAATTAAATAACAGAGCTGAAGAGAATGTTTGGTTTAGAGAATTAATTTTATGTATTTTAACCTCAAATAGTTCTTTTATATCTGCGTATAAAGCTCTAAATTATATAATGGACGAAATTTTTTCTCTAAGTGAAGATCAGATGAGCAAAAGACTTAGATTAGCCGGTTATAGATTTTACAATTTAAAAGCAAAATATATAGCAAATGCAAGAAAATTATATGGAAATTTGAAAACAAAAATAAAACCTATTGCTGATTATTCACAAGAAGAAGCCAGGCAGTATATCATAAATAACATTGACGGATTAGGATTGAAAGAATCTAGCCATTTCTTGAGAAACGTAGGCTATTTCGATTTAGCAATTATAGATAGACATGTGCTACATTTCCTTAACGAAATTGGCACTAGTAATTTAAAAATTAAAAATAAAAAGGACTATTATTTAGCTGAAAGTATACTTAAATCAATTAGTATTAATCTTGGTATTCAAGTTGGACTACTTGATTTGTATATATTTTTTAAACAAACCAATACAATCGTAAAGTAG
- the trpC gene encoding indole-3-glycerol phosphate synthase TrpC produces MPRYLEGWLADVVKISLNRERINKVRERPIYLLSKFIKSTIDKNAIIAEFKRKSPSGLNENRDLEEYVKFMEENGAIGISVLTEEKYFGGSYSDLENAAKIVKIPILMKDFIVTEKQIDTAFNLGADAILLIVKILTERELINLYEYARNLGLEAIVEVTDENDLKIALMYDFNIIGVNARNLSSLEVNIRNARKILEMIPNDRIKIAESGIKNKEDIIELKKYGADAFLIGTTLMKDPNKIKELI; encoded by the coding sequence ATGCCCAGGTATTTGGAAGGATGGTTAGCTGATGTTGTTAAAATCTCCTTAAACAGAGAAAGAATAAATAAGGTTAGAGAAAGACCTATTTATTTACTTTCTAAATTTATAAAATCTACAATTGACAAAAATGCTATTATCGCTGAATTTAAAAGAAAATCCCCATCTGGGTTAAATGAAAACAGGGACTTAGAAGAATATGTGAAGTTTATGGAAGAAAATGGGGCTATAGGAATTAGTGTACTTACTGAAGAAAAATATTTTGGAGGTAGCTATTCTGATTTAGAGAATGCTGCAAAAATAGTAAAAATACCTATACTTATGAAGGATTTCATTGTTACTGAAAAACAAATAGACACAGCATTTAATTTAGGTGCAGACGCGATTCTTCTGATAGTTAAGATTCTCACAGAACGAGAATTGATTAACCTATATGAGTATGCTAGAAACTTAGGACTTGAGGCTATTGTTGAAGTTACTGATGAGAATGATTTAAAAATAGCTTTAATGTATGATTTTAATATAATAGGCGTTAATGCTAGAAATCTAAGTAGCTTAGAGGTTAACATTAGAAATGCTAGAAAAATTCTAGAAATGATACCTAATGATAGAATTAAAATTGCTGAAAGTGGGATAAAAAATAAAGAAGATATCATAGAATTAAAGAAGTATGGGGCCGATGCTTTTCTCATAGGAACGACTTTAATGAAGGACCCAAACAAAATTAAGGAACTAATATAA
- the trpD gene encoding anthranilate phosphoribosyltransferase: MNTAELLRKIIRRENLTEDEARSIANSVMKAEVPEIVTAGFLVGLATKGESVEEITGFAKAMRDNALHINFPSALDTAGTGGDGLNTLNVSTAVALLISQVYPVAKHGNRAVSGKSGSADVLEALGYNIIVKPELAEKLIKESKFVFLFAQLYHPAMKNVANVRKTLGVRTIFNVLGPLTNPANARYQMIGVFSKEFLPKLAEAVVRLDYDRVILYNGFPSLDEISTQGITYVYEIEKDKIVSYTVSINDFGLKDEIPVSKLTVNDATHSALRILKAFKGKDEEARRFIGINTAMALYLIRKVKDLKDGYEYALQLMDSGIPHVRSLIEKNGDLSNFNKLVEKID, encoded by the coding sequence ATGAATACAGCTGAATTACTAAGAAAAATAATCAGAAGAGAAAATCTAACTGAAGATGAAGCAAGAAGTATAGCTAATAGCGTAATGAAGGCAGAAGTACCAGAAATAGTTACTGCTGGATTTTTAGTAGGTTTAGCAACAAAGGGAGAAAGTGTTGAAGAAATAACTGGGTTTGCAAAGGCAATGAGAGATAATGCTTTGCATATTAACTTTCCCTCAGCATTAGATACAGCTGGTACTGGCGGTGATGGTTTAAATACACTAAATGTCAGTACAGCAGTAGCATTGCTGATAAGTCAAGTATACCCAGTAGCTAAACATGGTAATAGAGCTGTAAGTGGTAAGTCTGGTAGTGCTGATGTACTTGAAGCTCTTGGCTATAATATAATTGTGAAACCCGAGCTAGCTGAGAAATTAATTAAAGAGTCTAAGTTTGTATTTCTATTTGCTCAACTTTATCATCCAGCTATGAAAAATGTAGCTAATGTCAGAAAGACTTTAGGTGTTAGAACTATATTTAATGTACTAGGTCCTTTAACAAATCCAGCAAATGCAAGATATCAAATGATAGGCGTCTTCTCGAAAGAGTTTTTACCAAAACTCGCTGAAGCCGTAGTGCGTCTTGATTATGATAGAGTTATACTTTATAATGGTTTTCCATCTTTAGATGAGATTAGCACACAAGGAATTACGTATGTATATGAAATTGAAAAAGATAAAATAGTTAGTTATACTGTTTCTATTAACGACTTTGGACTTAAGGATGAGATCCCTGTATCTAAACTCACTGTTAACGATGCTACTCATTCAGCATTAAGAATTCTAAAGGCATTTAAAGGAAAAGATGAAGAAGCTAGAAGATTTATAGGGATAAACACAGCTATGGCTCTTTATTTAATTAGAAAAGTAAAAGACCTCAAAGATGGATATGAATACGCTTTACAGTTAATGGATTCTGGTATACCTCATGTAAGAAGTTTAATAGAGAAGAACGGTGATTTAAGTAACTTTAATAAGTTGGTGGAGAAAATTGATTAA
- a CDS encoding phosphoribosylanthranilate isomerase — protein MIKIKFCGISHIEDAIVASNYADLIGVVTDPISPRFVKPEFIDIVKNFVNKPVVNVKVKGKINDIVNESKAEYVQIHRVLDMEEIEDILSYNKKFILYVPSSEKYYSYFKTIVNKTNHLILIDSEKKGEKVNLEVSKIWIKEYDKVGIGGGITLNNIEEFLSLNPYWIDISSGIEKYKSKKDHDKMIRIAEKVKEWKSIL, from the coding sequence TTGATTAAAATAAAATTTTGTGGTATATCTCACATTGAAGATGCTATCGTAGCCTCTAATTACGCTGATTTAATAGGCGTAGTTACTGATCCTATAAGTCCAAGATTTGTCAAACCAGAATTTATCGATATCGTTAAAAACTTTGTAAACAAGCCTGTAGTAAATGTGAAGGTAAAAGGCAAAATTAATGATATAGTTAATGAATCAAAAGCTGAGTACGTTCAAATACATAGAGTTTTAGATATGGAAGAAATAGAAGATATATTATCATATAATAAAAAATTTATACTTTATGTTCCTTCGTCAGAAAAATATTACTCCTATTTTAAAACTATAGTAAATAAAACTAATCATCTTATTCTTATAGATTCGGAAAAGAAGGGAGAAAAAGTAAACTTAGAAGTTTCCAAAATCTGGATTAAAGAATATGATAAAGTTGGTATAGGTGGCGGTATAACGTTAAATAACATAGAAGAATTTCTAAGCTTAAACCCTTATTGGATAGATATTTCTTCTGGTATTGAAAAGTATAAATCAAAGAAAGATCACGATAAAATGATTAGAATAGCTGAAAAGGTGAAAGAATGGAAATCTATCCTATAA
- a CDS encoding NAD(P)/FAD-dependent oxidoreductase, with the protein MTKIAILGGGVSGSLLAYLLRTRTNYEVNLFDIKDKYVKPCGDIVPNVYTPPIPWDVKFRIKRFAFYLDGELIHDIEYRNTKWLVIDKWGWINKMREKVKTYHQSKFNRKNYDKVIDAKGPYDMDREVVYTTRALVKTEKFDDVAVFEFDTKYTGFYWIFPNEDGILNIGAGFLEYKNSRELILKYIKEKYGNAKIIDIRGAPISISPVKDKNYRIGEARGLVFPLSGEGIRPSAISAERAFEALYKEENFNEYMENSLKKLHYAVDIQHMLLRVYRYSSLSLRRSLLRILFKNDILLDAYLEDKITFEGISESVKAIKNGGLLRK; encoded by the coding sequence ATGACAAAAATAGCAATTCTAGGAGGAGGAGTATCTGGATCATTATTAGCTTACCTTCTAAGAACTAGAACTAATTATGAGGTAAACTTGTTTGATATTAAAGATAAATATGTAAAACCTTGTGGGGATATTGTTCCTAATGTTTATACACCACCAATTCCCTGGGATGTAAAATTTAGAATAAAAAGATTCGCGTTTTATTTAGATGGAGAATTAATACATGATATAGAATATAGAAATACAAAATGGTTAGTGATAGATAAATGGGGATGGATAAATAAAATGAGAGAAAAAGTAAAAACATATCATCAATCAAAATTCAATAGAAAAAATTATGATAAAGTAATAGATGCTAAAGGACCATATGATATGGATAGAGAAGTAGTATATACAACTAGGGCTTTAGTAAAAACAGAAAAATTTGACGATGTAGCCGTGTTTGAATTTGATACTAAGTATACTGGATTTTATTGGATTTTCCCAAATGAAGATGGAATTCTAAATATTGGTGCTGGTTTTTTGGAATATAAAAATTCCAGAGAATTAATACTTAAATATATTAAAGAAAAATATGGTAATGCGAAAATCATCGATATAAGAGGAGCACCTATATCTATATCTCCAGTTAAAGATAAAAACTATAGAATAGGTGAGGCACGGGGCCTGGTTTTTCCTTTAAGTGGTGAAGGAATAAGACCATCAGCTATATCGGCAGAAAGAGCATTTGAAGCCTTATATAAGGAAGAAAATTTTAATGAGTACATGGAAAATAGTCTAAAAAAATTACATTATGCTGTTGATATTCAACATATGTTACTAAGAGTTTATAGGTACTCCTCTCTTTCCCTAAGGAGATCACTTTTGAGAATATTATTTAAAAACGATATACTTTTAGATGCATATCTTGAAGATAAAATTACTTTTGAGGGAATCTCAGAATCAGTAAAGGCGATTAAAAATGGAGGTCTACTTAGAAAATAG
- a CDS encoding anthranilate synthase component II, with protein sequence MDLTLIIDNYDSFVYNIAQIVGELGSYPIVIRNDEITVKGVERINPDRIIISPGPGTPEKKEDIGIVIDVIKQFGRRIPILGICLGHQAIGYAFGAKIRKARRVFHGKISKINIINNVALYDGLPKQIEATRYHSLVIDDVKEPLIIDAYSLEDNEIMAIHHSELRIYGVQFHPESVGTPLGKRIIYNFLNKV encoded by the coding sequence ATGGATTTAACGCTCATCATAGATAACTATGATAGTTTTGTATATAATATTGCTCAAATAGTAGGAGAATTAGGAAGCTATCCTATAGTTATAAGGAACGATGAGATTACAGTAAAAGGAGTTGAGAGAATAAATCCAGATAGAATAATAATTTCCCCAGGTCCCGGAACTCCAGAAAAAAAGGAGGATATAGGGATAGTTATTGATGTTATCAAACAATTTGGTAGGAGAATTCCTATTTTAGGAATTTGTTTAGGTCATCAAGCTATAGGATATGCATTTGGAGCAAAAATTAGGAAGGCCAGAAGAGTATTTCACGGTAAAATAAGTAAAATAAATATAATTAACAACGTAGCATTATATGATGGTCTGCCGAAACAAATTGAAGCAACTAGATATCATAGTCTAGTTATAGATGATGTTAAAGAACCTCTAATAATTGATGCTTATTCCCTAGAAGATAATGAGATCATGGCTATTCATCACTCAGAATTAAGAATTTATGGCGTTCAATTTCATCCAGAGAGTGTAGGAACACCATTAGGAAAGAGAATTATTTATAACTTTCTCAATAAAGTATAA
- a CDS encoding anthranilate synthase component I, giving the protein MEIYPITSFAQPYEVFKCILDEADIAALLESGSGPQHKSRYSIIAWGKKGYLNINGVRSSGDINDSFYDPIEVLEKFLSKAPLLNLPGRFKGGIIGYVSYDAVRYWESIRDLKREAEEWPNMEFFIPENVIVYDHIEGKVYVEGELPKVTICKDIGNVKFEFEIESLDKTQFEKAVSDILDYIKNGYAFQIVISRFLRYIYRGDLMSFYYNLRKINPSPYMYYLKFYDRHVIGSSPETLFSLQDGIVETYPIAGSRPRGATPEEDLNLEKELLASEKERAEHIMLVDLARNDIGKVCYMGSVKVPEFMYIEKYSHVQHIVSKVVGTLKRNYSAFDVLKAVFPAGTVSGAPKPMAMNVIELLEPFKRGPYAGGVGFFSANGDAEFAITIRSAFVNKDLFRIQAGAGIVYDSIPEMEYYETEHKMRALKVAMGVV; this is encoded by the coding sequence ATGGAAATCTATCCTATAACTTCTTTTGCTCAACCTTATGAAGTATTTAAATGTATATTAGATGAGGCAGATATAGCAGCACTATTAGAAAGTGGTTCTGGTCCTCAACATAAATCGAGATATAGTATAATAGCATGGGGAAAGAAAGGGTATCTTAATATAAACGGAGTTAGGTCTTCTGGCGATATTAATGATAGCTTCTATGACCCTATCGAGGTCTTAGAGAAGTTTCTTTCCAAAGCTCCTTTGCTTAATTTACCTGGAAGATTCAAAGGAGGTATAATTGGGTACGTTAGCTATGACGCTGTGAGATATTGGGAATCTATAAGAGATTTGAAGAGAGAGGCAGAAGAATGGCCTAATATGGAATTTTTTATACCAGAGAATGTTATAGTCTATGATCATATTGAAGGCAAAGTATATGTTGAGGGTGAGCTACCTAAGGTTACAATATGTAAGGATATTGGTAATGTGAAGTTCGAATTTGAAATAGAATCTTTAGATAAAACGCAATTTGAAAAAGCTGTTTCGGACATCTTGGATTACATAAAAAATGGATATGCTTTTCAGATAGTAATTTCTAGGTTTTTAAGATATATTTACAGAGGAGATTTAATGAGTTTCTATTACAACCTAAGGAAAATAAATCCATCTCCCTATATGTATTATTTAAAGTTTTATGATAGACATGTTATCGGATCTAGCCCAGAAACATTATTTAGTTTGCAAGATGGTATAGTTGAGACGTATCCTATAGCTGGATCAAGACCTAGAGGAGCGACACCAGAAGAAGATTTGAATTTAGAAAAAGAACTTTTAGCTTCTGAGAAAGAAAGGGCTGAACATATAATGCTAGTTGATTTAGCTAGGAATGATATAGGTAAAGTTTGTTACATGGGCTCAGTTAAGGTTCCTGAATTTATGTACATAGAAAAATATAGTCATGTACAACATATAGTAAGTAAGGTAGTAGGTACATTAAAAAGAAATTATAGTGCATTTGACGTTTTAAAGGCTGTATTCCCTGCCGGTACTGTAAGTGGAGCACCAAAACCCATGGCTATGAATGTTATTGAATTATTAGAGCCGTTTAAGAGAGGACCCTATGCTGGAGGAGTAGGTTTCTTTTCGGCTAATGGTGATGCAGAATTTGCAATAACTATAAGAAGTGCTTTTGTAAATAAAGATTTATTCAGAATTCAAGCCGGTGCTGGTATAGTTTATGACTCAATACCGGAAATGGAATATTATGAGACTGAACATAAAATGAGAGCCTTAAAAGTTGCTATGGGGGTAGTTTAG
- the trpA gene encoding tryptophan synthase subunit alpha: MRRMLVTYMTLGYPNLESFYQFIEKSVELGTDILEIGLPPKYAKYDGPVIRKSYKAVTSWLKDYITPLKEVRKKVNIPIIILTYLEDYLSNLDNFLTTLHEIGIDGVLFPDLLIDFIDEYEEYVSKIKGKGVKAVLFTGPSLPDNLIIKASRISDIFLYYGVRPTTGIIIPVSVDSLITRVRNLVQNKLVVGFGLNDFNDLRKALSAGADGVAIGTAFIEEIEKNGIQSALHLVKTIRGILDEYS; this comes from the coding sequence ATGAGAAGAATGTTAGTAACTTATATGACTTTAGGATACCCTAACTTAGAATCTTTTTATCAATTTATAGAAAAAAGTGTTGAATTAGGGACAGATATTTTAGAGATTGGTTTGCCACCTAAATATGCTAAATATGACGGTCCAGTTATAAGAAAAAGTTATAAAGCCGTTACAAGTTGGTTAAAAGATTATATAACTCCTTTAAAAGAGGTAAGGAAAAAAGTAAATATTCCAATTATTATACTTACGTATCTCGAAGATTATCTTTCTAATTTAGATAACTTCTTAACTACTCTTCATGAAATAGGAATAGACGGGGTTTTATTTCCAGATTTATTAATAGATTTCATAGATGAGTATGAGGAGTATGTTAGTAAAATAAAGGGAAAAGGTGTAAAAGCTGTCTTATTTACTGGTCCTTCATTACCTGATAATTTAATTATAAAAGCTTCTAGAATTTCAGATATTTTCCTTTATTATGGTGTTAGACCTACAACAGGTATAATTATTCCAGTTAGCGTGGATTCATTAATTACAAGAGTAAGGAATTTGGTTCAAAATAAACTAGTTGTGGGCTTTGGTTTGAATGACTTTAATGACTTAAGAAAAGCCTTAAGCGCTGGAGCTGATGGTGTAGCCATAGGTACAGCTTTCATAGAAGAAATAGAAAAAAATGGTATTCAATCAGCTTTACATTTAGTCAAAACTATTAGAGGGATATTAGATGAATACAGCTGA
- a CDS encoding valine--tRNA ligase, translated as MLSQEEINKKLEEWPKHYNPKEIELKWQQIWLSKEYWEKVFRFKDEDEKSPVFVIDTPPPFTSGELHMGHAYWVTIADTIGRFKRLQGYNVLLPQGWDTQGLPTELKVQYRLKIPKENRELFLKKCVEWTEDMIKKMKEAMIRLGYRPEWERYEYRTYENSYRKIIQKSLLEMYKLGLIEIREGPVYWCPKCETALAQSEVGYLEKDGILAYIRFPLKDGGEIIIATTRPELLAATQAVAVHPEDERYKGLIGKIAIIPLFNKEVKIIGDDAVEKEFGTGAVMISTYGDPQDIKWQLKYNLPTTELIDEKGRIKNTNGLLDGLKIEEARKKIIELLKEKGYLVKIENFKHNVLSHTERSDCLSPIEFLVKKQIFIKTLQFKDKLLEEYKKMKFIPSRMAYYLEDWIKSLEWDWNISRQRVYGTPLPFWYCDNNHLIPAREEDLPLDPTKTKPPYEKCPQCGLPLKPVTDVADVWIDSSVTVIYLTGFYTDKRKFEKTFPASVRLQGTDIIRTWLFYTFFRTLVLTGNIPFKEVLINGQVLGPDGTRMSKSKGNVVNPLDKVDEFGADSIRLTLLDARIGDDFPFKWETVRGKKLLLQKLWNAGRLSYPFIGKKKFDRPSNLHPIDRWILQEHKRFVKKSIEAYNNYDFYQVVESLYSYFWETIADEYLELIKHRLFAEDLSALYTLSRVFKDLLIILHPIAPHITEEMYNRLYGDKISIILEGLPNVDDIEEDPNIDTLGKYIKTTTSTIRTLKIQNRIPIPVSINVKLVGPKEYIETIKRVEDDIIKTLKIEKIVYEEGEEIKAELLS; from the coding sequence TTGTTATCCCAAGAAGAGATTAATAAGAAACTAGAAGAATGGCCGAAACATTATAATCCGAAAGAAATTGAATTAAAATGGCAACAAATTTGGTTATCCAAGGAATATTGGGAGAAAGTATTTAGATTTAAAGATGAAGACGAGAAATCCCCAGTTTTCGTCATAGATACACCTCCACCTTTTACGAGTGGAGAACTACATATGGGTCATGCTTACTGGGTTACAATTGCTGATACAATTGGCAGGTTTAAGAGATTACAAGGATATAATGTACTTCTTCCACAAGGTTGGGATACGCAAGGATTACCAACTGAATTAAAAGTTCAATATAGATTAAAAATCCCTAAAGAAAACAGAGAACTATTTCTCAAAAAATGCGTTGAGTGGACTGAGGATATGATAAAGAAAATGAAGGAAGCAATGATAAGGTTAGGATATAGACCAGAATGGGAAAGATATGAATATAGAACATATGAAAATAGTTATAGAAAAATAATTCAGAAAAGTTTATTAGAAATGTATAAGTTGGGGCTTATTGAAATTAGAGAAGGACCAGTATATTGGTGTCCTAAATGCGAGACTGCTTTGGCTCAAAGCGAAGTTGGTTATCTAGAAAAGGATGGAATTTTAGCTTATATTAGATTTCCTCTAAAAGATGGTGGAGAAATTATCATTGCCACAACAAGACCAGAATTATTAGCTGCCACACAGGCTGTAGCTGTACATCCAGAAGATGAAAGATATAAAGGACTTATTGGAAAGATTGCAATAATCCCTTTATTTAACAAAGAAGTAAAGATTATTGGAGATGATGCAGTAGAAAAGGAGTTTGGAACTGGTGCTGTAATGATAAGTACGTATGGTGACCCACAAGATATAAAATGGCAATTGAAATATAATTTACCTACTACTGAGCTGATTGATGAAAAAGGGAGAATAAAGAATACAAATGGTCTCTTAGATGGATTAAAAATTGAAGAAGCTAGGAAGAAAATAATAGAATTACTTAAAGAAAAAGGATATCTTGTCAAAATAGAGAATTTTAAACATAATGTGTTATCTCATACTGAAAGAAGTGATTGTTTATCTCCAATTGAGTTCCTTGTCAAGAAACAGATATTTATAAAAACTTTACAATTTAAGGATAAATTACTTGAAGAATATAAGAAAATGAAATTCATTCCTTCTAGGATGGCGTATTATTTAGAAGATTGGATTAAAAGTTTAGAATGGGATTGGAATATAAGTAGACAAAGAGTGTACGGTACACCATTACCTTTCTGGTATTGCGATAACAATCATTTGATTCCAGCTAGAGAAGAAGATTTACCTTTAGATCCTACAAAAACAAAACCACCATATGAGAAATGTCCTCAGTGTGGATTACCATTAAAGCCAGTTACTGATGTAGCAGATGTATGGATTGATTCTAGCGTTACAGTAATTTATTTAACTGGATTCTATACTGATAAAAGAAAATTTGAGAAAACTTTCCCAGCATCAGTAAGATTACAAGGAACAGATATAATAAGGACTTGGCTATTTTATACGTTTTTCAGAACACTAGTACTTACTGGAAATATTCCATTTAAAGAAGTTCTAATAAATGGTCAAGTTCTTGGTCCAGATGGAACTAGAATGAGCAAAAGTAAAGGAAACGTAGTTAATCCATTAGATAAGGTTGATGAGTTCGGTGCCGATTCAATTAGACTAACTTTATTAGATGCTAGAATAGGTGATGATTTTCCATTTAAATGGGAAACAGTTAGAGGAAAAAAATTATTGCTACAGAAGCTGTGGAATGCAGGTAGACTATCTTATCCATTTATAGGAAAGAAAAAGTTTGATAGACCAAGCAATTTACATCCTATTGATAGATGGATTTTACAAGAACATAAAAGGTTTGTAAAGAAAAGTATTGAAGCTTATAATAATTATGATTTCTATCAAGTTGTTGAATCGCTCTACTCTTACTTCTGGGAAACTATTGCTGACGAGTATCTTGAATTAATTAAGCATAGATTATTTGCTGAAGATTTATCTGCATTATATACCTTGAGCAGGGTATTCAAAGATCTGCTAATAATCTTACACCCTATTGCACCTCATATCACAGAAGAGATGTACAATAGACTTTATGGAGATAAAATTTCAATCATACTTGAAGGATTACCTAATGTTGACGATATTGAAGAAGATCCTAACATAGATACTTTAGGGAAATACATAAAAACAACAACATCTACGATTAGGACTTTAAAAATACAAAATAGAATACCGATACCAGTAAGTATAAATGTTAAGCTTGTAGGGCCAAAAGAGTATATCGAAACAATTAAAAGAGTTGAAGATGACATAATAAAAACATTAAAAATAGAAAAAATTGTATACGAGGAAGGAGAAGAAATTAAGGCAGAGCTACTTAGTTAG
- a CDS encoding pyridoxal phosphate-dependent aminotransferase, with the protein MPVDDFSLSANSISGESTLVYQDVARQVQKTKGIRIINFGIGQPDLPTFARIREAAKKSLDEGFTGYTSAYGIDELRQKIAEHLSSKYESVRKEEVIVTPGAKTALYLAFLLYINPGDEVIIFDPSFYSYAEVVKMLGGVPVYVKMKFNESTGFSLNLSELESKINKKTKMIVLNNPHNPTGMVFDPIEIEKLMEITKEKKVLLLSDEIYDYFIYEGKMKSVLEDPDWRDYVIYVNGFSKTFSMTGWRLGYVVAKEKVIKKMAEIAANIYTCPTSFAQKGALAAFESFDEVKEMISLFKKRRDIMYEELKKIKGIQVHKSQGAFYMFPFIGEILKKANLSVKDFSLKLIEEKGVTTIPGEVFPLEVGKDFVRLSFAVKEDDIREGIKRMKEFIDMLMTP; encoded by the coding sequence ATGCCAGTAGATGATTTTTCCCTTTCGGCAAATAGTATATCAGGAGAATCTACCCTAGTATATCAAGATGTTGCAAGACAAGTACAGAAGACTAAGGGAATAAGAATCATAAATTTTGGTATAGGACAACCGGATTTGCCTACATTTGCCAGAATAAGAGAAGCTGCAAAGAAATCATTGGATGAAGGATTTACTGGCTATACATCAGCTTATGGAATTGATGAATTAAGACAAAAGATAGCAGAGCATTTAAGCAGTAAATATGAGAGTGTGAGAAAGGAAGAAGTTATTGTAACTCCTGGGGCAAAAACGGCACTTTACTTAGCCTTTTTATTATACATAAATCCTGGAGACGAAGTTATAATATTTGACCCTTCATTTTACTCTTATGCAGAAGTAGTAAAGATGTTAGGAGGAGTCCCAGTTTATGTTAAAATGAAGTTTAATGAGAGTACTGGATTTTCTCTTAACTTATCGGAATTAGAATCTAAAATAAATAAAAAAACAAAAATGATAGTATTAAATAATCCTCATAATCCAACAGGTATGGTGTTTGATCCAATAGAAATTGAAAAGCTAATGGAGATTACTAAGGAAAAGAAAGTTCTTCTTCTATCAGATGAAATATATGATTATTTTATTTATGAAGGAAAGATGAAGAGTGTACTAGAAGATCCAGATTGGAGAGACTATGTTATTTATGTAAATGGATTCAGTAAAACGTTCTCTATGACTGGTTGGAGGTTAGGGTATGTAGTAGCTAAAGAAAAAGTGATTAAGAAAATGGCAGAGATTGCTGCAAATATTTATACTTGTCCTACTAGTTTTGCTCAGAAAGGTGCATTAGCAGCTTTTGAATCTTTTGATGAAGTTAAGGAAATGATATCATTATTTAAAAAGAGAAGGGATATAATGTACGAAGAACTTAAGAAAATAAAAGGAATACAAGTGCATAAAAGTCAAGGAGCGTTCTACATGTTTCCATTTATTGGCGAGATTCTAAAAAAGGCTAATCTTAGTGTTAAAGACTTTTCGTTAAAGTTAATTGAGGAAAAAGGAGTAACCACCATACCGGGTGAAGTATTCCCATTAGAAGTTGGTAAAGATTTTGTTAGGCTTAGTTTTGCTGTAAAAGAAGATGATATAAGAGAAGGTATAAAAAGGATGAAAGAGTTTATTGATATGTTGATGACACCCTGA